A single Hippocampus zosterae strain Florida chromosome 1, ASM2543408v3, whole genome shotgun sequence DNA region contains:
- the LOC127607550 gene encoding uncharacterized protein LOC127607550, with the protein MRAWLLSATLSQSSRVRLSHGKLLRIFSFYLVFYLCLIYYCAGAVSRKYNTVEFALSLSLSLSLSLSLSLSLLISLSLYLSIYLSIYLSIYLSIYLSIYLSIYLSIYLSIYLSLSLSLSIYLSIYLSIYLSIYLSIYLSIYLSIYLSIYLSIYLSIYLSIYLSIYLSIYLSIYLSLKNPHLTPRVVSVPHSARVLYQRPGSLRVLRSILAVPSTAHFWTEMSDVVPGICCNHSSSLGVTAPSAPTTTGATVTFTFQALSSSSLSPWYFLSFSCSLFLMFPSLGNATSTTTAFLCPLSMITISGWFAITIL; encoded by the coding sequence ATGAGAGCATGGCTTTTATCGGCAACCTTATCACAGTCCTCCAGAGTTCGTCTATCCCACGGTAAGCTTCTcagaattttttctttttatctagTCTTTTATCTTTGTTTGATTTACTACTGTGCTGGTGCAGTCTCAAGAAAATATAATACAGTTGagttcgctctctctctctctctctctctctctctctctctctctctctctctctctctcttgatctctctctctctctatctatctatctatctatctatctatctatctatctatctatctatctatctatctatctatctatctatctatctatctatctatctatctatctatctctctctctctctctctctctctatctatctatctatctatctatctatctatctatctatctatctatctatctatctatctatctatctatctatctatctatctatctatctatctatctatctatctatctatctatctatctatctatctatctatctatctatctatctatctatctatctatctttaaaaaatcctcatctcactcctcgggtggtgtccgtccctcattcagctcgggtcctctaccagaggccaggaagcttgagggttctgcgcagtatccttgctgttcccagcactgcacatttctggactgagatgtccgatgtcgttcccgggatctgttgcaaccactcatctagtttgggggtcactgccccgagtgctccgaccaccacaggcgcgactgtcacctttaccttccaggctctctccagctcctctctgagcccttggtatttcttgagtttctcgtgttccttatttctgatgtttccatcacttgggaacgcgacatccactacaacggctttcctctgccctttatctatgatcacgatatctggttggttcgccattaccatcttgtag